A part of Paramisgurnus dabryanus chromosome 15, PD_genome_1.1, whole genome shotgun sequence genomic DNA contains:
- the dip2a gene encoding disco-interacting protein 2 homolog A isoform X5 — MPMPSKRRSVLVQSSVEACTPPDTSSASEDEGSLRRQGRIASSSPYQAQPRVEHWFNKVIQGSSTSSSASSTSSHPGGRSHLTTNATSSSAATVLADLMAHNQIDNHSAPPDVTGLSERSMHAERPQVASVRGIPRGFMQTSIMETADDTDRDHEETTEGVPVNSRVSSKIQQLLNTLKRPKRPPLREFFVDDFEELLDVQQPDPNQPKPEGGEMRPLDGEPLGVVTNWPLSLLASLHRWGTTQPKSPCLTALDNAGKSVYTLTYGKLWTRCLKLAYTLLNKLSSRNEPLLRPGDRVALVFPNNDPVMFMVAFYGCLLAELVPVPIEVPLTRKDAGSQQVGFLLGSCGVTLALTSDACQKGLPKAQTGEVLTFKGWPRLLWFVTDGKHVVKPPKDWHPPIRDASNEIAYIEYKSSKEGCTMGITVSHSAMLAHCHALTQSCGYTEGEIVTNVLDFKRDAGLWHGVLTSVMNRIHVISIPYSLMKVNPLSWIQKVHTYKARVAVVKSRDMHWSLLAQRDQRDISLSSLRMLIVADGANPWSISSCDAFLNVFQSRGLRPEVICPCASSSEAMTVALRRPPEMGVPPPGKAVLSMNALSYGVIRVDTEEKLSVLTVQDVGQVISGARVCVVRVDGTPYLCRTDEVGEICISSSTTGISYYGLPGMTKNVFEIIPVSSSGAPVSDRPFTRTSLLGFIGPDNLVFVVGKMDGLMVVTSRKHNADDVVATALAVEPMKFVYRGRIAVFSVSVLHDERIVVVAEQRPDASEEDSFQWMSRVLQAIDSIHQVGVYCLALVPANTLPKAPLGGIHISETKQRFLEGALHPCNVLMCPHTCVTNLPKPRQKQPGTEVGPASMIVGNLVAGKRIAQACGRDVSLLEDNEQFLYMQDVLQWRAQATPDHPLFLLLNAKGTVSSSSSCVQLHKRAERVAVALMERGRLNTGDHVALVFPPGIDLIATFYGCLYAGCVPVTVRPPHPQNLTTTLPTVKMIVEVSKSVCILTTQAIMKLLKSKEAAAAVDIKSWPLILDTDDLPRKRVPQIYKPPNPETLAYLDFSVSTTGILAGVKMSHAATSALCRSIKLQCELYPSRQIAICLDPYCGLGFALWCLCSVYSGHQSILVPPLELESNASLWLSAVSQYKVRVTFCSYSVMEMCTKGLGSQTEALRLRNVNLSCVRTCMVVAEERPRIALTQSFSKIFKDLGLSSRAVSTTFGCRVNVAICLQGTSGPDPTTVYLDMRALRHDRVRLVERGSPHSLPLMESGKILPGVKVVIANTETKGPLGDSHLGEIWVSSPHNASGYYTVYGEEALHADHFSTRLSFGDTQTVWARTGYLGFLRRTELTDACGERHDALYVIGSLDETLELRGMRYHPIDIETSVIRAHKSIAECAVFTWTNLLVVVVELEGSEQEALDLVALVTNVVLEEHYLIVGVVVVVDPGVIPINSRGEKQRMHLRDGFLADQLDPIYVAYNM; from the exons ACAACCACAGTGCCCCACCGGATGTGACAGGCCTGTCGGAGCGCTCGATGCATGCGGAGCGTCCACAGGTAGCATCGGTTCGAGGGATCCCACGTGGATTCATGCAAACCAGCATCATGGAGACGGCTGATG ACACTGACAGAGATCATGAGGAGACCACAGAGG GTGTTCCAGTCAACAGTCGAGTTTCCTCTAAGATTCAGCAGCTCCTAAACACACTGAAAAGGCCCAAAAGACCCCCGTTACGAGAGTTCTTCGTTGATGATTTTGAAGAACTTTTGGATG TCCAGCAACCGGATCCGAACCAGCCCAAACCTGAGGGGGGTGAGATGAGACCGCTGGACGGTGAACCGCTGGGAGTGGTGACTAATTGGCCACTATCATTACTGGCTTCTCTTCATCGCTGGGGTACCACACAGCCCAAAAGTCCCTGTCTCACAGCGCTGGACAACGCTGGCAAATCTGTCTACACGCTAACATACG GGAAGTTATGGACGCGTTGTCTTAAACTGGCCTACACGCTGCTGAATAAACTGAGCTCCAGGAATGAACCACTGCTGCGGCCCGGAGACAGA GTTGCACTTGTTTTCCCAAACAATGATCCTGTGATGTTCATGGTGGCGTTTTATGGATGTCTTCTGGCTGAGCTGGTACCTGTGCCCATAGAAGTGCCGCTGACTAGAAAG GACGCTGGCAGTCAGCAGGTTGGTTTTCTGCTGGGTAGCTGTGGTGTGACTTTGGCTTTGACCTCTGATGCCTGTCAGAAAGGTTTGCCCAAAGCACAGACCGGAGAGGTGCTCACTTTTAAGG gtTGGCCGCGACTACTGTGGTTTGTTACGGATGGAAAGCATGTTGTGAAACCCCCTAAAGACTGGCATCCACCAATCAGGGACGCTAGCAATGAGATTGCCTATATCGAG TATAAGAGCAGTAAGGAGGGCTGTACCATGGGTATCACCGTGTCTCACTCGGCTATGTTGGCTCACTGTCATGCACTCACTCAGTCTTGTGGATACACAGAGG GTGAAAttgtaacaaatgttttggacTTTAAACGGGATGCTGGTCTGTGGCACGGAGTCTTGACA AGTGTGATGAACAGAATTCACGTCATCAGCATCCCATACTCATTGATGAAGGTCAACCCTCTGTCCTGGATTCAGAAAGTTCACACCTATAAAG CACGTGTAGCAGTGGTTAAATCCAGAGACATGCACTGGTCACTTTTAGCCCAGCGGGATCAGAGAGACATTAGTCTCAGTTCTCTACGCATGCTTATTGTTGCAGATGGAGCTAATCCCT GGTCTATCTCTTCCTGTGATGCCTTCCTAAATGTATTCCAGTCCCGTGGTCTGAGACCAGAGGTGATCTGTCCGTGTGCGAGTTCATCTGAAGCCATGACTGTCGCCCTCCGCAG aCCTCCAGAGATGGGTGTTCCTCCTCCAGGTAAAGCAGTATTGTCTATGAACGCTCTGAGTTATGGTGTGATTCGAGTGGACACAGAGGAGAAACTGTCTGTCCTTACTGTTCAGGATGTTGGTCAGGTCATATCTGGAG CGCGGGTGTGTGTGGTCCGGGTGGATGGGACACCATATCTCTGTCGAACAGATGAAGTTGGAGAAATCTGCATAAGCTCCAGCACTACAGGAATCTCCTACTATGGCCTGCCAGGCATGACCAAGAACGTCTTTGAG ATCATTCCGGTATCATCATCAGGTGCCCCCGTCAGTGACAGACCCTTCACACGAACATCTCTCCTGGGCTTTATCGGGCCG GATAATCTGGTGTTTGTGGTGGGAAAGATGGACGGGCTGATGGTGGTGACTTCAAGAAAACATAATGCAGATGATGTAGTGGCTACGGCGTTGGCTGTGGAGCCTATGAAGTTTGTGTACAGAGGAAG GATTGCTGTGTTCTCAGTGTCTGTTCTTCATGATGAGCGTATCGTGGTGGTAGCCGAACAGAGACCCGATGCGTCTGAGGAGGACAGTTTCCAGTGGATGAGTCGAGTACTGCAG GCTATAGATAGCATCCATCAGGTCGGTGTCTACTGTTTGGCTCTGGTGCCAGCCAACACGCTACCCAAAGCCCCTCTGGGCGGCATCCACATCTCAGAGACCAAACAGCGATTTCTGGAGGGAGCCCTGCACCCCTGCAACGTTCTCATGTGCCCTCATACCTGTGTCACCAACCTACCCAAACCAAGACAGAAGCAGCCAGGTACAG AGGTGGGACCTGCATCAATGATAGTTGGAAACCTTGTGGCTGGGAAGAGGATCGCTCAGGCTTGTGGAAGAGACGTCTCGCTGCTAGAAGACAATGAGCAG TTCCTGTATATGCAGGATGTTTTGCAGTGGAGAGCTCAGGCCACACCAGATCATCCCCTGTTTCTGCTTCTCAATGCCAAG gGCACCGTGTCCAGCTCCTCTTCATGTGTTCAGCTACACAAGCGAGCAGAGCGTGTGGCTGTAGCTCTGATGGAAAGAGGCCGACTCAACACTGGAGATCATGTAGCACTTGTTTTTCCTCCTG GTATTGATCTGATCGCCACTTTCTATGGTTGTCTGTATGCCGGCTgtgttccagtgacggtcagaCCTCCTCATCCACAGAACTTAACCACCACACTGCCAACGGTTAAAATGATTGTGGAG GTTAGTAAGTCTGTGTGTATCCTGACGACACAAGCAATAATGAAACTACTGAAGTCCAAAGAAGCTGCGGCTGCCGTGGATATTAAATCCTGGCCATTGATACTGGACACGG ATGATCTGCCAAGAAAGAGAGTTCCTCAGATCTATAAACCGCCCAACCCTGAGACGTTAGCCTACCTGGACTTCAGCGTGTCCACGACGGGAATCCTCGCTGGGGTGAAG ATGTCTCACGCTGCCACCAGTGCCTTGTGTCGCTCTATTAAACTTCAGTGTGAGCTGTATCCTTCACGACAGATCGCCATCTGCCTGGATCCTTACTGCGGCCTGGGCTTCGCTCTCTGGTGCCTCTGCAG TGTGTACTCAGGCCATCAGTCCATTCTGGTTCCTCCTCTGGAGTTGGAGAGCAACGCTTCTCTCTGGCTGTCGGCTGTCAGTCAGTATAAAGTGCGAGTGACCTTCTGTTCATACTCTGTCATGGAGATGTGCACCAAAGGACTGGGCTCACAGACCGAAGCCTTGCGG TTAAGGAACGTGAATCTGTCATGTGTAAGGACCTGTATGGTGGTGGCTGAGGAACGTCCTCGTATCGCTCTCACTCAGTCTTTCTCCAAGATTTTCAAAGATCTCGGTCTGTCCAGCCGCGCTGTCAGCACAACATTTGGGTGTCGGGTCAACGTGGCCATCTGTCTTCAG GGCACTTCTGGTCCAGACCCCACCACAGTATATCTGGACATGAGAGCCCTCCGTCATGACag GGTTCGATTAGTTGAGAGAGGCTCACCACACAGTTTACCATTGATGGAGTCTGGAAAG ATTCTGCCTGGGGTGAAGGTTGTCATTGCCAACACAGAGACCAAAGGACCTTTAGGAGATTCTCACCTGGGTGAA ATATGGGTGAGCAGTCCCCATAATGCATCAGGATATTACACAGTTTACGGTGAAGAAGCTTTACATGCAGATCACTTCAGCACCAGACTGAGCTTCGGTGACACGCAGACGGTTTGGGCTCGAACAGGATATCTGGGCTTCTTACGTCGCACTGAACTCACCGATGCCTGTGGAG AGCGTCACGATGCGCTGTATGTGATCGGATCTTTGGATGAGACTCTGGAGCTGAGAGGAATGAGATATCATCCCATCGACATTGAAACGTCTGTGATACGAGCACACAAGAGCATTGCAGAGTG TGCTGTGTTTACATGGACCAATCTGTTGGTGGTAGTTGTGGAGCTTGAAGGATCAGAACAAGAAGCTCTGGATCTTGTTGCCCTTGTGACCAATGTGGTTTTAGAAGAGCACTACCTGATCGTAGGAGTTGTCGTGGTGGTCGATCCCGGAGTTATTCCCATCAACTCCCGAGGAGAGAAACAGCGCATGCACCTGCGGGATGGTTTCCTCGCCGATCAACTGGATCCTATATACGTGGCCTACAACATGTGA